In one Corallococcus sp. EGB genomic region, the following are encoded:
- a CDS encoding endonuclease/exonuclease/phosphatase family protein, whose product MSLLPWRPLRFRPRSTLALWGLVLAFAGCDGRSPQTLAVPDAGPCVQGNCPQPDSGTEDPSSTRVRIAAFNVHRLFDTVCDSGSCGGSNYEALPTEAEFEAQVDRLGRAITALDADIVLLEEVETQKSLDGLLQKVPQFPKERSHLGETYANASVDVAVLSLHPILTVRSHRNDTLYKPDGSYTRFARDLLEVHLDVKGTRVIVFAAHFRSKVSDDPDRRMAEATGARRIVLESAKEFPDALVVLGGDLNDVPGSDPINALDEALLRVSRDRPENETWSYFYSGRGQAIDHLYMAPGGGGTYVPGSFRVVRDGTGYGGSDHGAVYADFALGAP is encoded by the coding sequence ATGTCACTCCTGCCGTGGCGCCCCCTCCGCTTCCGTCCCCGCTCGACCCTTGCCCTGTGGGGCCTGGTGCTCGCGTTCGCGGGCTGTGACGGGCGGTCTCCTCAAACCCTGGCGGTTCCGGACGCCGGCCCCTGCGTCCAGGGCAACTGCCCGCAGCCCGACAGTGGAACGGAGGACCCGTCCAGCACCCGCGTGCGCATCGCGGCGTTCAACGTGCACCGCCTCTTCGACACCGTCTGCGACTCGGGCTCCTGCGGCGGCTCCAACTACGAGGCGCTCCCCACCGAGGCGGAGTTCGAGGCGCAGGTGGACCGGCTCGGACGGGCCATCACCGCGCTCGACGCGGACATCGTGCTGCTGGAAGAGGTTGAAACACAGAAGTCGCTGGATGGGCTGTTGCAGAAGGTCCCGCAGTTCCCCAAGGAGCGGTCACATCTCGGGGAGACCTACGCCAACGCATCGGTGGACGTGGCCGTCCTCTCGCTCCACCCCATCCTCACGGTGCGCAGCCACCGCAACGACACCCTCTACAAGCCGGATGGCTCCTACACCCGATTCGCGCGCGACCTGCTCGAGGTCCACCTGGACGTGAAGGGCACGCGGGTCATCGTCTTCGCGGCGCACTTCCGCTCCAAGGTGTCCGACGATCCGGACCGCCGCATGGCGGAGGCCACTGGCGCGAGGCGGATCGTCCTCGAATCAGCGAAGGAGTTCCCGGACGCGCTGGTGGTGCTCGGCGGAGACCTCAACGATGTCCCCGGCTCGGATCCCATCAACGCCCTGGACGAAGCCCTGCTGCGCGTGAGCAGGGACCGGCCGGAGAACGAGACCTGGTCGTATTTCTATTCCGGCAGGGGCCAGGCCATCGACCACCTCTACATGGCGCCCGGCGGTGGCGGCACGTATGTGCCGGGCTCCTTCCGCGTGGTCCGCGACGGCACCGGCTACGGCGGCTCCGACCACGGCGCGGTGTACGCGGACTTCGCGCTCGGCGCGCCCTGA
- a CDS encoding GNAT family N-acetyltransferase, giving the protein MIEVRTFEGDASEASWFLNRVWQATYGKTAPLPVWDKRLCDWRLFRNGQAPRDYLLAAYAGRQLVGTLFAEPARLRLGRVEVDGSYGPRATVTNSHRGQGIGAKLAQELLRRHQDRAAQLALGFTTAAPRPQGFWRRAWNTRLFGGLALWMYAFDARALSRWSFTDSERRLFSLARPFLRHRFRDADREGIRLYQPTDLGRCMTLVHDMLRPVTLGYTYTAEQLAAQLQYRDVPRTFVLEQDGEVRGLVSSHSLLMTGMGELTTEVVDLMAFDASVSDEDRQRLLQVAMQDMEHRGVACAGMLRGPALSGCLLLRSGWVPLPRRARLACLMPTCDLDLPAAPCVFTHLR; this is encoded by the coding sequence ATGATCGAGGTGCGCACCTTCGAGGGTGACGCCTCCGAGGCGTCCTGGTTCCTCAACCGCGTCTGGCAGGCCACGTACGGGAAGACCGCCCCGCTCCCTGTCTGGGACAAGCGCCTCTGCGACTGGCGGCTGTTCCGGAACGGCCAGGCGCCGCGCGACTACCTGCTGGCGGCCTATGCGGGAAGGCAGCTGGTGGGCACCCTCTTCGCGGAGCCCGCGAGGCTGCGCCTGGGACGCGTGGAAGTGGACGGCAGCTATGGACCGCGGGCCACCGTCACGAACTCCCACCGGGGGCAGGGCATTGGCGCGAAGCTCGCGCAGGAGCTGCTGCGGCGGCACCAGGACCGCGCCGCTCAGCTCGCGCTGGGCTTCACCACGGCGGCGCCCCGCCCCCAGGGCTTCTGGCGGCGGGCGTGGAACACGCGCCTCTTCGGAGGCCTGGCGCTGTGGATGTATGCGTTTGACGCGCGCGCGCTCTCCCGCTGGTCGTTCACGGACAGCGAGCGGAGGCTGTTCTCGCTGGCGCGTCCCTTCCTGCGGCACCGCTTCCGCGATGCGGACCGGGAGGGCATCCGCCTCTATCAGCCCACGGACCTGGGCCGCTGCATGACGCTGGTCCACGACATGCTGCGCCCGGTGACGCTGGGCTACACATACACGGCGGAGCAGCTGGCCGCGCAGCTCCAGTACCGGGACGTGCCCCGGACCTTCGTGCTGGAACAGGACGGCGAGGTGCGCGGCCTGGTGAGCTCTCACAGCCTGTTGATGACCGGCATGGGGGAGCTCACCACGGAGGTCGTGGACCTGATGGCCTTCGACGCCTCCGTGTCGGATGAGGACCGGCAGCGGCTGCTCCAGGTGGCGATGCAGGACATGGAGCACCGCGGCGTGGCGTGCGCGGGCATGCTGCGAGGGCCCGCCCTGTCCGGCTGTCTGCTGTTGCGCTCGGGCTGGGTGCCCCTGCCCCGGCGCGCGAGGCTCGCGTGCCTGATGCCCACGTGCGACCTGGACCTGCCCGCCGCCCCGTGCGTCTTCACGCACCTGCGCTGA
- a CDS encoding APC family permease, whose amino-acid sequence MGPLQLLALGVNGIVGVGIFFAPAEVAALAPGLGAVWAFALTGLALVPVAFAFAVLGRRFDSDGGPVVFARAAFGERVSFLVGWVAYVSAFLSTSAVMAGLARAVAPSVNLGGPVGERLLASALVTGLAALVASGIRVSARTWTALTVLKLVPLAALLGACVLLSHPDVPPPLPATGTSWLSAGLTVMFAYQGFEIVPVIAGQVRASERTVPMATVGSLLVAVLLYVGLVWACVIALPALAHENAPLARAAGVWGGAGLERLVSAGTSVSALGICVGMMVTTPRYLSALAGGERSLFGLERMSASGVPMRALAVTWALVLGFVNLGDLSELFALSAIAVLMQFGVTAAALAVLSLRRERGLRPVHALLAAPTLVLGLTLVAFGASAREAAVASVTVLAGLALIRLSRPREPAPVRLP is encoded by the coding sequence ATCGGGCCGCTCCAACTGCTGGCCCTGGGCGTCAACGGCATCGTGGGCGTCGGCATCTTCTTCGCGCCCGCGGAGGTCGCGGCGCTGGCGCCGGGCCTGGGCGCGGTCTGGGCCTTCGCGCTGACGGGGCTGGCGCTGGTGCCGGTGGCGTTCGCGTTCGCGGTGCTCGGCCGGCGGTTCGACTCGGATGGAGGGCCGGTGGTGTTCGCGCGCGCGGCGTTCGGCGAGCGCGTGTCGTTCCTCGTCGGCTGGGTGGCCTACGTCAGCGCCTTCCTGAGCACGTCCGCGGTGATGGCGGGCCTGGCACGCGCGGTGGCGCCGTCCGTGAACCTGGGCGGGCCCGTGGGCGAGCGGCTGCTGGCCTCCGCGTTGGTGACGGGGCTCGCGGCGCTGGTGGCGTCGGGCATCCGCGTGTCGGCGAGGACATGGACGGCGCTCACGGTGCTCAAGCTGGTGCCGCTGGCGGCGCTGCTGGGCGCGTGCGTCTTGCTGTCCCACCCGGATGTGCCGCCACCGCTGCCCGCCACGGGGACGTCGTGGCTGAGCGCGGGGCTGACGGTGATGTTCGCGTACCAGGGTTTCGAAATCGTCCCGGTCATCGCCGGACAGGTGCGCGCGTCGGAGCGCACGGTGCCCATGGCGACGGTGGGCTCGCTGCTGGTGGCGGTGCTGCTGTACGTGGGGCTGGTATGGGCGTGCGTCATCGCGCTGCCGGCCCTGGCGCACGAAAATGCGCCACTGGCTCGGGCGGCGGGGGTGTGGGGTGGCGCGGGGTTGGAGCGGCTGGTTTCCGCCGGCACGAGCGTGTCCGCGCTGGGCATCTGCGTGGGGATGATGGTGACGACGCCCCGCTACCTCTCCGCGCTGGCGGGCGGGGAGCGGTCGCTGTTCGGACTGGAGCGCATGTCGGCGTCGGGCGTGCCCATGCGGGCGCTCGCGGTGACGTGGGCGCTGGTGCTGGGGTTCGTGAACCTGGGAGATTTGTCGGAGCTCTTCGCGCTCTCCGCCATCGCGGTGCTGATGCAATTCGGTGTCACGGCGGCGGCGCTCGCGGTGCTGTCGCTGCGGCGGGAGCGGGGCCTGCGGCCGGTGCACGCGCTGCTCGCGGCGCCCACGCTGGTGCTGGGGCTGACGCTGGTGGCGTTTGGCGCGAGCGCCCGGGAGGCGGCGGTGGCGTCGGTGACGGTGCTCGCGGGCCTGGCGCTGATACGGCTGTCGCGGCCGAGGGAGCCAGCGCCCGTCCGCCTGCCCTGA
- a CDS encoding abortive infection system antitoxin AbiGi family protein: MSDFVVHFTRPGPPYHDAYQNMMSILGARTLIPGAEGFGIARREAVVADRHRSVCFSEIPLDQLARLVQRRSLYGIAFRKSFILSQGGGPVWYVQYGSPAHLAMKHQLDQALAAKDPQREPVWAVTPFVDIQGDAHNAPYSYRFDWEREWRVPGLLRFTEYDVAALFLPEEVHTLARDFFAWAVRERAGPGYFCPVLDPAWKAEQLMEALAKHAEASPVTSERKSVQG; the protein is encoded by the coding sequence ATGTCCGACTTCGTGGTGCACTTCACGAGGCCCGGGCCTCCGTACCACGACGCCTACCAGAACATGATGAGCATCCTGGGAGCGCGCACGCTCATCCCGGGCGCGGAGGGGTTTGGCATCGCGCGCCGGGAGGCGGTGGTGGCGGACCGTCACCGCTCGGTGTGCTTCAGCGAGATTCCGTTGGATCAGCTCGCGAGGCTGGTGCAGCGCCGGAGCCTGTACGGCATCGCGTTCCGCAAGAGCTTCATCCTGTCCCAGGGAGGCGGCCCGGTCTGGTACGTGCAGTACGGCTCACCGGCGCACCTGGCGATGAAGCACCAGTTGGACCAGGCGCTGGCGGCGAAGGACCCGCAGCGGGAGCCGGTCTGGGCGGTGACGCCCTTCGTGGACATCCAGGGTGACGCGCACAACGCGCCCTACAGCTATCGCTTCGACTGGGAGCGGGAGTGGCGCGTCCCGGGCCTGTTGCGCTTCACGGAGTACGACGTCGCGGCGCTCTTCCTCCCGGAGGAGGTCCACACACTGGCGAGGGACTTCTTCGCCTGGGCGGTGCGCGAGCGAGCGGGCCCGGGATACTTCTGTCCCGTGTTGGATCCGGCCTGGAAGGCGGAGCAGCTCATGGAGGCGCTGGCGAAGCACGCGGAGGCGTCGCCGGTGACGTCGGAGCGCAAGAGCGTGCAGGGGTGA
- the dbpA gene encoding ATP-dependent RNA helicase DbpA → MEFSALALSSPLLQVLEELEFKTATPIQAQSIPVLLQGKDLVGQARTGSGKTAAFALPILQKVKLTQDRRLQALVLCPTRELCAQVAGELRRLARRLAGVQVLVLAGGQPIRPQVEALEKGAHIAVGTPGRIMDLLDREVLDTRHLATVVLDEADRMLDMGFREDMERVLGATPAKRQTVLFSATFPHDIEKLSRAFQKEPVRVSLAQEEAAPDIQQVGYACQPEEKQALLLRLLRQYQPASAIVFCNFKAVVVELTRALVQAGVSADGLQGDLEQFDRDRVMAKFRNHSTRVLVATDVAGRGIDVEALDAVVNYELPQQPEAYVHRIGRTGRAGRRGLALSLVTRSDSRKVEDIEATTGVKLEKGDVDALVPENAPGVSLISSWETLSISAGRKDKMRPGDILGALTGEAGGLKAEDVGKIELHDHHAFVAVSKRVVKVAFQRLSEGRIKGRRHRIERVR, encoded by the coding sequence ATGGAATTCTCCGCGCTCGCGCTGTCGTCCCCGCTGCTCCAGGTGCTGGAGGAGCTGGAGTTCAAGACGGCCACCCCCATCCAGGCGCAGAGCATCCCGGTGCTGTTGCAGGGCAAGGACCTGGTGGGCCAGGCGCGCACGGGCAGCGGGAAGACGGCGGCGTTCGCGCTGCCCATCCTGCAGAAGGTGAAGCTCACGCAGGACCGGCGGCTCCAGGCGCTGGTGCTCTGCCCGACGCGCGAGCTGTGCGCGCAGGTCGCGGGGGAGCTCCGGCGGCTGGCGCGGCGGCTGGCGGGCGTCCAGGTGCTGGTGCTCGCGGGAGGGCAGCCCATCCGGCCGCAGGTGGAGGCGCTGGAGAAGGGCGCGCACATCGCGGTGGGGACACCGGGACGCATCATGGACCTGCTGGACCGCGAGGTGCTGGACACGCGGCACCTGGCCACGGTGGTGCTGGATGAAGCGGACCGGATGCTGGACATGGGCTTCCGGGAGGACATGGAGCGGGTGCTCGGGGCGACGCCCGCGAAGCGGCAGACGGTGCTCTTCTCCGCGACGTTCCCGCACGACATCGAAAAGCTGAGCCGCGCGTTCCAGAAGGAGCCGGTGAGGGTCTCGCTGGCGCAGGAGGAGGCCGCGCCGGACATCCAGCAGGTGGGGTACGCGTGCCAGCCCGAGGAGAAGCAGGCGCTGCTGTTGCGGCTCCTGCGCCAGTACCAGCCGGCCTCCGCCATCGTGTTCTGCAACTTCAAGGCGGTGGTGGTGGAGCTGACGCGGGCCCTGGTGCAGGCGGGCGTGAGCGCGGACGGCTTGCAGGGAGACCTGGAGCAGTTCGACCGGGACCGGGTGATGGCGAAGTTCCGCAATCACAGCACACGAGTCCTGGTGGCCACGGACGTGGCGGGCCGGGGCATCGACGTGGAGGCGCTGGACGCGGTGGTGAACTACGAGTTGCCACAGCAGCCGGAGGCGTATGTGCATCGCATCGGCCGCACGGGGCGCGCGGGCCGGCGAGGCCTGGCGCTGTCGCTGGTGACGCGTTCGGACAGCCGCAAGGTGGAGGACATCGAGGCGACGACGGGCGTGAAGCTGGAGAAGGGGGACGTGGACGCGCTGGTGCCGGAGAACGCGCCCGGCGTGTCGCTCATCTCCAGCTGGGAGACGCTGTCCATCTCCGCGGGGCGCAAGGACAAGATGCGGCCCGGCGACATCCTCGGAGCGCTGACGGGCGAGGCGGGCGGCCTGAAGGCGGAGGACGTGGGCAAGATCGAGCTCCACGACCATCACGCCTTCGTCGCCGTCTCCAAGCGCGTGGTGAAGGTCGCGTTCCAGCGGCTGAGCGAAGGCCGCATCAAGGGCCGCCGGCACCGCATCGAGCGGGTGCGATGA
- a CDS encoding TetR/AcrR family transcriptional regulator → MARTRAFDETEAVRAALGVFWSRGYEATSLSDLESATGLNRSSLYQTFDSKRGLFARAIALYLQEVITPRLGVFAKDPPGLGQVTEYFESLAATMAHAPPALTRRGCLLVNTATELGPHDAEAKQAVEDYRALLRGHLTRALEGAARAGALPRKTVARRVELLLGAVIGVLVTARVDPAAAAKLAQATASEVAGWAG, encoded by the coding sequence GTGGCGCGGACGCGGGCGTTCGACGAGACAGAGGCGGTGAGGGCGGCGCTGGGCGTGTTCTGGTCGCGCGGCTACGAGGCGACGTCGCTGTCGGACCTGGAGTCCGCGACGGGGCTGAACCGCTCCAGCCTGTACCAGACGTTCGACAGCAAGCGCGGGCTGTTCGCGCGGGCCATCGCGCTGTACCTCCAGGAGGTCATCACGCCCCGGCTGGGCGTCTTCGCGAAGGACCCACCGGGGCTCGGGCAGGTGACGGAGTACTTCGAGTCGCTCGCGGCGACGATGGCCCACGCGCCGCCGGCGCTCACGCGGCGGGGCTGCCTGCTGGTGAATACGGCCACGGAGCTGGGCCCGCATGACGCCGAGGCAAAGCAAGCGGTGGAGGACTACCGGGCGCTCCTGCGCGGCCACCTGACGCGGGCGCTGGAAGGCGCGGCGAGGGCGGGCGCGCTGCCTCGCAAGACGGTGGCGCGGCGGGTGGAGCTGCTGCTGGGGGCGGTCATCGGCGTGCTCGTCACCGCGCGCGTGGACCCGGCGGCGGCGGCGAAGCTGGCCCAGGCGACGGCGAGCGAGGTGGCGGGCTGGGCGGGGTAG
- a CDS encoding DUF1304 domain-containing protein yields the protein MSPLAQVFAVTAALIHVLFFVLESILFSRPKVWRRFGLKSQADADVMKSMALNQGFYNLFLALGVLVGVVLVHTQAVVSGVAAVVFGCACMLLAAVVLVSNNRKFLRASLIQGVLPALALLLVVF from the coding sequence ATGTCGCCACTGGCGCAGGTCTTCGCGGTCACCGCCGCGCTCATCCACGTGCTGTTCTTCGTGTTGGAGAGCATCCTCTTCTCTCGGCCGAAGGTGTGGAGGCGCTTCGGGTTGAAGTCGCAGGCGGACGCGGACGTGATGAAGTCGATGGCGCTCAACCAGGGCTTCTACAACCTGTTCCTCGCGCTGGGCGTGCTGGTGGGCGTGGTGCTGGTGCACACCCAGGCGGTGGTGTCGGGCGTGGCGGCCGTGGTGTTCGGCTGCGCGTGCATGCTGCTGGCGGCGGTGGTGCTGGTGAGCAACAACCGGAAGTTCCTGCGGGCCAGCCTCATCCAGGGCGTCCTGCCGGCGCTGGCCCTCTTGCTGGTCGTCTTCTGA
- a CDS encoding formylmethanofuran dehydrogenase subunit E family protein — protein MTTRRHILFSVTLGLSLGCASTKPTATPPAEPGALERVALVHGGAGPWAVAGYRMGDYALQQLGLPRGSFKLEVIHHSPAQVQYTCVADGAAAATGASLGKLNLSLVTSPTPGDVATTFRNRDTGQSLTLRPSASFVQRFRDVPREKLGEAGRTVLTLPDADVFETVMP, from the coding sequence ATGACCACGCGCCGCCACATCCTGTTCTCTGTCACGCTGGGCCTCAGCCTGGGCTGTGCGAGCACGAAGCCCACCGCGACTCCGCCTGCTGAACCGGGCGCACTGGAGCGGGTGGCGCTGGTGCATGGCGGCGCCGGACCCTGGGCGGTGGCGGGCTATCGGATGGGCGACTACGCGCTCCAGCAGCTGGGCCTGCCCCGGGGCAGCTTCAAGCTGGAGGTCATCCATCACAGCCCGGCGCAGGTTCAATACACCTGCGTCGCGGACGGTGCCGCCGCGGCCACCGGCGCCAGCCTGGGCAAGCTCAACCTGTCCCTGGTGACATCGCCCACGCCCGGGGACGTCGCGACCACGTTCCGCAACCGCGACACCGGCCAGTCCCTCACGCTGCGCCCGTCCGCGAGCTTCGTGCAGCGCTTCCGTGATGTGCCGCGCGAGAAGCTGGGCGAAGCGGGCCGGACCGTCCTCACCCTCCCGGACGCCGACGTCTTCGAGACCGTCATGCCCTGA
- a CDS encoding beta family protein, producing MTQSIDRTHYVPILKLMQGEREALSQLEAGQRRRVTPLFEIRPPKTRPVKDKRKAFRVETMDEVLGKVGPHLVKAIPEGRAFIDGLHLTPAQMMASGEAPLAYVLAKARESGVALVPATGPERTPEYQAVVRAAVTEDKRGACIRLRRKELFEDNLEHVLSSFLQAIGTVPESTDLVLDLGDIRPDDVNMLSKGILGILSTLPGVKAFRTLTVAAGAFPQSLSRIQQPTKIPRADWLLWQSLARKASALARLPTYGDHAIQAVQPPSADAALHSGNPNIRCTADEHWLVVRGFSLKLHGFEQYAALAQFLVEQECYAGRSFSRGDDYIFGCAGGAETAGNSAVWRRVGTNHHIAKVLKQLTSLHVP from the coding sequence GTGACACAAAGCATCGACCGGACGCATTACGTTCCCATCCTCAAGCTCATGCAGGGAGAGCGCGAAGCCCTCTCACAACTCGAGGCTGGCCAACGCCGACGCGTGACTCCGCTCTTTGAAATCCGACCGCCCAAGACCAGGCCCGTGAAGGACAAACGGAAGGCCTTCCGGGTGGAAACGATGGACGAAGTGCTGGGCAAGGTCGGGCCCCATCTCGTGAAGGCGATCCCTGAGGGCCGCGCCTTCATTGACGGCCTTCATCTAACGCCTGCCCAGATGATGGCGTCGGGAGAAGCACCCCTGGCATACGTCCTCGCGAAAGCGAGGGAATCTGGAGTCGCACTTGTGCCTGCGACAGGTCCCGAGCGCACGCCTGAATACCAGGCTGTTGTCAGGGCCGCCGTCACCGAAGACAAGCGCGGCGCTTGCATCCGCCTTCGTCGGAAGGAGCTGTTCGAGGACAACCTCGAGCACGTGCTCTCATCGTTCCTTCAGGCCATAGGGACAGTTCCTGAATCCACCGACCTGGTGCTGGATCTCGGGGATATCAGACCCGATGACGTGAACATGCTCTCGAAGGGCATCCTCGGGATTCTGAGTACCCTCCCGGGTGTGAAGGCCTTTCGAACCCTGACGGTCGCCGCGGGTGCTTTTCCGCAGTCGCTCAGTCGCATCCAACAACCCACGAAGATTCCCAGGGCGGACTGGCTCCTGTGGCAGAGCCTTGCCCGGAAGGCGTCAGCGCTCGCGAGGCTGCCTACCTATGGCGACCATGCAATCCAGGCAGTTCAGCCTCCCTCAGCAGACGCGGCGCTCCACTCCGGAAACCCCAACATCCGGTGCACGGCCGATGAGCACTGGTTGGTGGTGCGTGGCTTCTCCCTCAAGCTTCACGGCTTCGAGCAATACGCCGCGCTGGCACAGTTCCTGGTGGAGCAAGAGTGCTACGCAGGACGCTCTTTCAGTCGAGGCGACGACTACATCTTCGGATGCGCTGGAGGTGCCGAGACAGCTGGAAACTCAGCGGTGTGGCGCAGGGTGGGAACCAACCATCACATCGCGAAGGTGCTGAAGCAGCTCACCAGTCTTCACGTGCCTTGA
- a CDS encoding sce7726 family protein: protein MRDFDVRQALTASLKATHASDPGTLIREELGLEHGQVFVDVAVINGELHGYELKSERDTLERLPRQVEAYSAVLDRATLVVGARHVQQALGLIPAWWGVKTATTQRDGSVKLRPLRKAQRNPQQQMSALVRLLWRDEALGLLESRGAAKGLRSKPRKMLYERLVELLPAQALRMEVRRLLKAREDW from the coding sequence ATGCGCGACTTCGACGTGCGACAGGCTCTCACGGCAAGCCTCAAGGCCACTCACGCGAGTGACCCCGGGACGCTCATCCGTGAGGAGCTGGGCCTGGAGCACGGCCAGGTCTTCGTGGACGTGGCAGTCATCAACGGCGAGCTCCATGGTTACGAGCTGAAGAGCGAACGGGACACGCTGGAGCGGCTTCCTCGGCAGGTCGAGGCGTACAGCGCGGTGCTCGACCGGGCCACACTCGTCGTCGGTGCCCGTCATGTGCAACAGGCCCTCGGACTCATTCCCGCATGGTGGGGCGTCAAGACGGCCACGACCCAGCGCGATGGCTCCGTCAAACTCCGGCCCTTGCGCAAGGCCCAGCGCAATCCACAGCAGCAGATGTCGGCCCTGGTCCGATTGCTCTGGCGCGACGAGGCATTGGGGCTCCTGGAGTCACGGGGGGCCGCCAAGGGGCTGAGGAGCAAGCCCCGGAAGATGCTTTATGAGCGCCTCGTGGAGTTGCTGCCTGCCCAGGCGCTGCGCATGGAGGTCCGGCGCCTGCTCAAGGCACGTGAAGACTGGTGA
- a CDS encoding caspase family protein: MSRAEGPRVFTALRPYQGAAEKSPRRWAPGLGARVLAVLLMVVGPVRSFAEEEAPRRWALVVGENQGLPGEERLRFAETDAQRMREVLQDVGTVPPERTMALLGTDAAKLRDTLARFRERLAAEASPRDWLLLYVSSHAGDGSLHLRGTELPMRELVDFLKGAPVGVGLLILDSCRSGVATRLKGLKPVAMPVTMEASDLEGRVVISASGADEYAQESDALQGSFFTHHLMVGLRGAADASRDGRVTLEEAYRYAYARTLESTLVSPGGLQRPTFRMDLSGRGELILSEPQRARGRLTLDVKAPGRWLVLASESGALVAELEKGEGPTTLAVAPGAYRLLLRAEDGYLERSVRVPLDGAVSVGGEPLEQAARMRLARKGGAGESMLLAVGPSLTSGIVAGLSSSAGLDVRLLREGRLLPGVDTSGLGLAVRRGTGSGVAFQQTELELRLGAGPHWRFGAWTFSGALEAGVLAVFQSRIPDEDARFGLEPLALVTGGARLDVRSRLSMLLSASAGGVVAKRDLGTSLVPRASASLMVGYAL, encoded by the coding sequence GTGAGCCGGGCGGAGGGCCCGCGGGTGTTCACGGCGCTGCGTCCGTACCAGGGGGCCGCGGAGAAGTCGCCGCGCCGCTGGGCGCCCGGCCTGGGCGCGCGGGTGCTCGCGGTGCTGCTCATGGTGGTGGGACCGGTCCGGAGCTTCGCCGAGGAGGAGGCGCCGCGCCGCTGGGCGTTGGTCGTGGGAGAGAACCAGGGGCTGCCCGGCGAGGAGCGGCTGCGCTTCGCGGAGACGGACGCGCAGCGGATGCGCGAGGTGCTCCAGGACGTGGGCACCGTGCCGCCGGAGCGGACGATGGCGCTGCTGGGCACGGATGCCGCGAAGCTGCGCGACACCCTGGCGCGCTTCCGGGAGCGGTTGGCCGCGGAAGCTTCGCCGAGGGACTGGCTGCTGTTGTACGTGTCATCGCACGCGGGCGACGGCAGCCTGCACCTGCGCGGCACCGAGCTGCCGATGCGCGAGCTGGTGGACTTCCTCAAGGGAGCGCCGGTCGGGGTGGGGCTGCTCATCCTGGACTCGTGCCGCTCGGGAGTCGCCACGCGGCTGAAGGGCCTGAAGCCTGTGGCCATGCCGGTCACCATGGAGGCCTCGGACCTGGAGGGCCGGGTCGTCATCAGCGCGTCGGGCGCCGACGAGTACGCGCAGGAGTCGGATGCGCTCCAGGGCTCCTTCTTCACGCATCACCTGATGGTGGGGCTGCGCGGCGCGGCGGATGCATCGCGCGACGGGCGCGTCACGCTGGAGGAGGCCTACCGCTACGCCTATGCGAGGACGCTGGAGTCCACGCTCGTCTCACCGGGAGGCCTGCAGCGTCCCACGTTCCGCATGGACCTGAGCGGACGCGGAGAGCTGATCCTCTCCGAGCCCCAGCGCGCGAGAGGCCGGCTGACGCTCGACGTGAAGGCGCCGGGCCGCTGGCTCGTCCTGGCGTCGGAGAGCGGCGCGCTGGTGGCGGAGCTGGAGAAGGGCGAGGGCCCCACGACGCTGGCCGTGGCGCCCGGCGCGTACCGGCTGCTGTTGCGCGCGGAGGATGGGTATCTGGAGCGGTCGGTGCGGGTGCCGCTCGACGGCGCCGTGTCGGTGGGCGGCGAGCCCCTGGAGCAGGCCGCGCGGATGCGCCTTGCGCGCAAGGGCGGGGCGGGGGAGTCGATGCTGCTGGCGGTGGGGCCGTCGCTGACCTCGGGCATCGTGGCGGGCCTGTCGTCGAGCGCGGGGCTGGACGTGCGCCTGCTGCGCGAGGGGCGGCTGTTGCCCGGAGTGGACACGTCGGGCCTGGGGCTCGCGGTGCGGCGCGGAACGGGCAGCGGCGTGGCCTTCCAGCAGACGGAGCTGGAGTTGAGGCTGGGCGCGGGGCCGCACTGGAGGTTCGGCGCCTGGACGTTCAGCGGAGCGCTGGAGGCTGGGGTGCTGGCCGTCTTCCAGTCGCGCATCCCGGATGAGGACGCGCGGTTCGGATTGGAGCCGCTGGCGCTGGTCACCGGGGGCGCGAGGCTGGACGTGCGAAGCCGCCTGTCGATGCTCCTGAGCGCCTCCGCCGGAGGCGTCGTGGCGAAGCGGGACCTTGGCACGTCGCTGGTGCCCAGGGCTTCCGCGTCACTGATGGTTGGGTACGCGCTCTGA